GCTCGATGTTCTTACGATGATCGATGCCGCCGGTATAGAGCAGGAATTCCCGCGTGAGGCCGTAGCGCTCCAGCAGTGGCGCCCGTACATCATCGGCTAGCTGCTGAGGCACGAAGCCGGCATCGGCGGCCGTGGCGATGTTGACGACGCTATCTGGCGGCAGGCCAAGAAAATCCAGTGCCTCGCGCCGGGAAGAGTCCGAGATCGACAGTACCCGCGCAGCTCTTCGCAGGTGATTCAGCTTGCTTTCGTACCAGCGCTCTACCTTCGGGTTTTCCAAATAAACGGATCTGTTGATCAGCGGAATGAGATCATAGAGCACAGCTACCGTGGGTATGGACCTGTCCAACAGACCAATGCTGGTGACGGCGTCATCCACCAAACCCTCGAACAGGCTAAGTACCAGAACCACGCTGGGATCGAGACTGACAATGAATGCTTCTCTCACCAGCTCAGCGGCCTGTCGCTGCTGCTCCGTATCTTCGTGGAGGAAAGCGGTATGTCTAGGCGCCGTCCATACGCGTAGGTTTTCTGCGGGCAGCAGCGCACCGAATTGCTTCCTTAGCGGCATGACGGTCTCAGGGAAGGCATCCGAAAGCATCAAAATGACTTCGTATTCTCCGGCAGCCTTGATGAGACCCTCGACCAAGGACAACGCATATCGTCCAATACCACGCTTGCGGTTTTCGGCCTGCGCAGCTTGCAAATCTATGACTATTCGCATCAGCCGACATCCTTAATATTCGAACCTTGCCTGGCATCCAATTGCGCAAGAACGTGCCGAGCTCCACGAGTAAGCTCATCCTGGTCCGGCGGCGTGTTATCGATGTCGCAAGGACGTGGAGCCTGAGCAGGCGACGCAGGGCTGGCAACGAAGCGTCGATAAAGTTTGCGCGTCACGCCATGCAGAAAAGGCGCCTTGCGTAGTCCTGACGAGAGCATCTCCAACAAGCGCGGATGGCGACTCAGCCAAGCCAGACCACAGGTCAGGGGTTTGCGCAGAATCGCCTTCGCCGATGAACGGGCCGTCAGACTTCCTCGCAGAAAGCCGGCGCCCATCTGATGCCTCTGTCTACCCAAGAAGCGCCAGGGACGAGTCAGCCGCCAAGAGCTGCTGGCGTGGATAGCCTCTACCTGGACTTGGGCATCAACTGCACGCAGCCACCAGTGATGGGCGTTACTTAGCGATTCGTTGAGCCGTTCGGTCAGCAGGGCTTTCTCTTGTTCGCTTTGCTCCAAATCGGAGGTCACTTGGGCAGTGACTTTCAAAAGATCCGCCTTAGCGGCCTCGGCTGCCAAGGCACGTGCATCCAGCGCGGGCACCTCCAGCGCAAGCGTCTCTATGCGCGCTCGCGCTTCCAGCAAGTCGGCCCCCTGCTGCTCAGACTGGGAGCGCAAAAGATCTCGCTCGACGCCAAGATCTTGCAACTGGCCTTTGAGCAGGTCGCAGTAGGGTTGCGACGCCGTTCCGCTGAGAAAGAATTCATCGAAAATACTGACTGGCAGCTGAAAATGGTCAAGGAGTTCGGAGCGCTTTTCGTGAACGTAATAGCGATTCAGTCCGTCGAAATAGGCATAGCGATAGCCTTTTTCCAATATCAAGGGCTCCCAGACTTGATGGGTCTGCGTCTGGGTTCCAGGGGCGGTGCTTTCAATCAACAATATCCAGGGCCTGACCGGGGAAGACTTCCAGCTTTCGAGCACCTGCTTTTCAAAACCCTCTACATCGATCTTTAGCCAATGCACGATCTTGTAGTCATAGCGATCGAGCAGACCGTCCAAGCCCAGGACTTCCACCTGGGTTTCGATGACTGAACGACCAGCCGCCCGATGGCGATTGGCAATTTCAGCATCCGCGGTGGAGAGCCCGGTATCAGGAATCTGGAAGAACGTCAGACTGCCTTCGGAAGAGCCTATGGCCAGACGCTCCACAGTCTCGTCGGGGCGTTGCTCTTTCAACCGTTCGGCATATTGCGGGGTGGGCTCGACATGCACGCCACGCCAACCATGCTGGTAGAAAGCCAAGCTAACCGAGTCGACAATCGGATCCTGGGCACCGATGTCGATATAGAAACCGTGCTTGATGTCTTTCAAGGCACGCCACAGTAGGACGTCCTCGAAGTTTTGCGCGTAGGAGACAAACGTCATGCCACGGTCACCTCTATCACCGGATCCATCCAGGCACAGCCGGCAAAGTGATCCTTATCGACATTCATAACATTGAATACCAATGCCATGTCTCGCCACTCGTAATTGTTGACCAGATGGGTATCCGTGCTGCACAGCGCGGTCTGAATAGAATAGCTACCAGGCCCGAGATTCATATCAAAGACGATCTTGAACTCTACACGCTCGCCCGCTCTTACATTCTCAAGCGCCTGATCCTTCAGGTGAGTATTGGTGCCATACATGACCTGACCGAGCCGATCTTTGATCCCATAACCCAACACCAGCCGCTCAACATCTTGATGAGCCTTGGCTACGACTCTCAAAATGACAGGCTGCCCTACGTCTACATATTCGATGGGCATTCCTGCATCGTTCAGTATGGCTATTTCCTCGACCGTTATTTCGCCAGTTCCCGAAACCGTCTGAGTTCTACCGTCCGCCATTTGTTTGATTTGCACTGTGCTGTTTTCTTTCTCGGCGATCAGCGCATTATAGAAGTCCATGACCTCTTCCGGCCCACCGTCTTTTATGACAGTACCTTTTTCCAACAGAATGGCACGATCACACAAGACCTGTATCGAAGCTCGGTCATGCGAGACGATAAGCAGGGTCGTACCCTGCTCTTGAAACTCCTTGATTCGATTAAAACTTTTGTGCTGGAAATACGCATCACCTACCGACAGCGCTTCGTCCACGATAAGAATTTCCGGGCGAAACGCGGTAGCTACTGCGAAAGCCACGCGCATTTGCATGCCGCTCGAATAAGTTCTTACCGCTTCATCGAAGTAATGACCAATTTCGGCGAATTCGTATATTTCAGGCATGGCTTGGCGAATCTGTTCCGCCGAATACCCCATGAGGCCGGCCGCATGGTAGGCATTTTGTCGTCCCGTCAATTCTGGATTGAAGCCCATTCCCAATTCGAGGATGGCAGCGATTCGGCCATTCACCTTGATGGTGCCCTCGGTAGGCTGGAGGGTTCCGGTAATCATCTTCAGTAGCGTCGACTTACCTGCACCATTTTGGCCGACAATTCCAATCGCCTGTCCTACTTCGATACTGAAGTTTACATTCTTCAATACCCACACTTCTTCGGCAGGGACAGTTTTCATGCCAAACCAGCGAGCAAATCTTTGCCACTCCGATCGATAGTTGCGGTAGGCCTTACCTATTCCGGAAACCTGCATGAGACTCATAGCGCGTCCACCATCTCAGGCGCTGCGCGTCTGAACACGAAAACGCCAAGCGCCATCAGAACCACAGAAATCAGAAAAGCGGATAGCATCCCTTGAATGGCGGGAACCTGTCCGTAAACGAGAATATCGTGATATC
The window above is part of the Pseudomonas oryzihabitans genome. Proteins encoded here:
- a CDS encoding ABC transporter ATP-binding protein; this translates as MSLMQVSGIGKAYRNYRSEWQRFARWFGMKTVPAEEVWVLKNVNFSIEVGQAIGIVGQNGAGKSTLLKMITGTLQPTEGTIKVNGRIAAILELGMGFNPELTGRQNAYHAAGLMGYSAEQIRQAMPEIYEFAEIGHYFDEAVRTYSSGMQMRVAFAVATAFRPEILIVDEALSVGDAYFQHKSFNRIKEFQEQGTTLLIVSHDRASIQVLCDRAILLEKGTVIKDGGPEEVMDFYNALIAEKENSTVQIKQMADGRTQTVSGTGEITVEEIAILNDAGMPIEYVDVGQPVILRVVAKAHQDVERLVLGYGIKDRLGQVMYGTNTHLKDQALENVRAGERVEFKIVFDMNLGPGSYSIQTALCSTDTHLVNNYEWRDMALVFNVMNVDKDHFAGCAWMDPVIEVTVA
- a CDS encoding FkbM family methyltransferase, with translation MTFVSYAQNFEDVLLWRALKDIKHGFYIDIGAQDPIVDSVSLAFYQHGWRGVHVEPTPQYAERLKEQRPDETVERLAIGSSEGSLTFFQIPDTGLSTADAEIANRHRAAGRSVIETQVEVLGLDGLLDRYDYKIVHWLKIDVEGFEKQVLESWKSSPVRPWILLIESTAPGTQTQTHQVWEPLILEKGYRYAYFDGLNRYYVHEKRSELLDHFQLPVSIFDEFFLSGTASQPYCDLLKGQLQDLGVERDLLRSQSEQQGADLLEARARIETLALEVPALDARALAAEAAKADLLKVTAQVTSDLEQSEQEKALLTERLNESLSNAHHWWLRAVDAQVQVEAIHASSSWRLTRPWRFLGRQRHQMGAGFLRGSLTARSSAKAILRKPLTCGLAWLSRHPRLLEMLSSGLRKAPFLHGVTRKLYRRFVASPASPAQAPRPCDIDNTPPDQDELTRGARHVLAQLDARQGSNIKDVG